In a genomic window of Thermoanaerobaculales bacterium:
- a CDS encoding prolyl oligopeptidase family serine peptidase, which translates to MIHTGRTLTRAWWGAWAVVAPFAPADASGEPPIRPLEIEDAVWALDFQIQGVVAAFSPDGAWVASTVCDPKRRVVTDQEGGSSLGMAADLRVGCDIWLTATAGGQPRNLTLAQGNSWGPSWSPDGTMLAFTSDRDGKPRLWIWDRSADRQRRVSDAVTRTWLGDPVLGWTADGRRLVAQLHPEGIPEEELEPKHGGPVRSADAEPGVTVVVFRSPPAPPALGKGESTGALASHLLCDIATVDLTTGGAHRLLRQVKPVASRISPDRRTLAYLDVRNPPAADSVGPSCALVALDLATGRSRDLASDVVQSFSGAMSWSPDGSSLAYTSIAPRPPATERFTSPAGDSGGGDLFVVAIDGGAPRPFNGAPAGQLDTDLLPPLWTSDGEQIFVVGDGRVWRASVATGRIGALTRETPSRVRRLIAGAGGARVWSPDGGASLVAMTRDERTKRDGFQSVDLATGALRPLLVEDGEHGYLFNGPVVSPDGSSVVWVAGSARESPDLWIAGPEFARPRRLTTLNPQLDGYTFGEGRLVDFTSADGEPLQAALLLPAGYQEGRRYPMVVWVYASDSGSRAVHRFGLVGYPAYNMQMLATRGYAVLWPDIPTHLGTPMQDLVKAVMPAIDRVVELGIADPDRLAVMGQSGGGYSTLALLVQTTRFKAAVMNAGYGDVVAMYGQMGFDGTGGWIPWLERLGGSMGAPPWEVPLRYVQNSPVFYLDRIATPLIVQAGSEDGSIVPLSDEVWVGLQRLGKEATYLRYEGEGHVLVKAANLLDYWKRVLAFFDERVKAAPARAGDQNSGCP; encoded by the coding sequence ATGATCCACACCGGCCGGACTCTGACCCGTGCGTGGTGGGGCGCGTGGGCGGTCGTCGCACCGTTCGCCCCCGCGGACGCGAGCGGCGAGCCACCGATCCGACCCCTGGAGATCGAGGACGCCGTGTGGGCCCTCGACTTCCAAATCCAGGGCGTGGTCGCCGCCTTCTCCCCCGACGGGGCGTGGGTGGCTTCGACCGTCTGCGATCCGAAGCGGAGGGTCGTCACGGACCAGGAGGGCGGCAGCTCGCTGGGGATGGCTGCCGACCTCAGGGTGGGCTGCGACATCTGGCTGACCGCGACGGCGGGCGGTCAGCCGCGCAATCTCACGCTGGCCCAGGGCAACAGCTGGGGCCCTTCGTGGTCGCCCGACGGCACGATGCTGGCCTTCACCTCCGACCGGGACGGCAAGCCACGGCTGTGGATCTGGGACCGGTCGGCCGACCGCCAGCGGCGGGTGTCCGACGCGGTCACCCGGACCTGGCTCGGCGACCCGGTGCTGGGCTGGACGGCCGACGGCAGGCGCCTCGTCGCGCAACTTCACCCCGAGGGCATCCCGGAGGAGGAGTTAGAGCCGAAGCACGGCGGCCCGGTTCGTTCGGCCGACGCCGAGCCGGGCGTCACGGTGGTCGTGTTCCGTTCTCCCCCGGCACCGCCCGCCCTGGGGAAGGGGGAGTCGACGGGCGCTCTCGCTTCCCACCTGCTGTGCGACATCGCGACCGTCGACCTGACCACCGGCGGCGCGCACCGGCTGCTCCGCCAAGTGAAACCCGTCGCGTCCCGGATCTCGCCTGACCGCCGCACGCTGGCGTACCTCGACGTGCGGAACCCGCCTGCCGCCGACTCGGTCGGACCGAGCTGCGCGCTGGTGGCGCTCGATCTGGCCACGGGCCGATCCAGAGATCTCGCCTCCGACGTGGTTCAGAGCTTCTCCGGAGCCATGAGCTGGAGCCCGGACGGCTCGTCGCTCGCCTACACCTCGATCGCCCCGCGGCCGCCCGCGACCGAGCGCTTCACCTCGCCGGCCGGCGACAGCGGGGGCGGAGACCTGTTCGTGGTCGCGATCGATGGTGGCGCTCCGCGGCCCTTCAACGGAGCGCCGGCCGGGCAGCTCGACACCGACCTCCTGCCACCGCTGTGGACCTCCGACGGCGAGCAGATCTTCGTCGTGGGCGACGGCCGGGTGTGGAGAGCGAGCGTCGCCACGGGCCGCATCGGCGCGCTCACCCGCGAAACCCCGTCGAGGGTGCGGCGGCTGATCGCGGGCGCGGGGGGCGCTCGCGTGTGGTCTCCGGACGGCGGGGCGTCGCTGGTCGCGATGACTCGGGACGAGCGCACCAAGCGCGACGGCTTCCAGAGCGTCGACCTGGCGACGGGCGCCCTGCGGCCCCTGCTCGTCGAGGACGGCGAGCACGGGTACCTGTTCAACGGCCCGGTGGTTTCACCGGACGGGAGCTCGGTGGTCTGGGTCGCCGGCAGCGCGCGGGAGAGCCCGGACCTGTGGATTGCCGGCCCGGAGTTCGCGAGACCGCGCCGCCTCACCACCCTCAACCCGCAGCTCGACGGCTACACCTTCGGCGAGGGCCGCCTCGTCGACTTCACCAGCGCCGACGGCGAGCCGCTGCAGGCAGCCCTGCTGCTGCCGGCCGGCTACCAGGAGGGCCGGCGGTACCCGATGGTGGTGTGGGTCTACGCGAGCGACAGCGGATCGCGGGCGGTGCACCGCTTCGGCCTGGTCGGCTATCCCGCCTACAACATGCAGATGCTGGCCACCCGCGGCTACGCCGTGCTGTGGCCGGACATCCCCACCCACCTCGGGACGCCGATGCAGGACCTCGTGAAGGCGGTGATGCCGGCCATCGACCGGGTGGTGGAGCTCGGGATCGCCGATCCGGACCGGCTGGCCGTGATGGGGCAGAGCGGCGGCGGCTACTCCACCCTCGCGCTGCTCGTTCAGACCACGCGTTTCAAGGCGGCGGTGATGAACGCCGGCTACGGCGACGTCGTGGCCATGTACGGCCAGATGGGCTTCGACGGTACCGGCGGCTGGATCCCCTGGCTGGAGCGGCTGGGCGGCAGCATGGGGGCGCCGCCGTGGGAAGTGCCGCTGCGCTACGTCCAGAACTCGCCGGTGTTCTACCTGGACCGCATCGCGACACCGCTGATCGTCCAGGCCGGCAGCGAGGACGGGAGCATCGTGCCGCTGTCGGACGAGGTGTGGGTGGGACTGCAGCGCCTCGGCAAGGAGGCGACCTATCTGAGGTACGAGGGCGAGGGGCACGTGCTGGTCAAGGCCGCCAATCTGCTCGACTACTGGAAGCGGGTGCTCGCCTTCTTCGACGAGCGAGTCAAGGCAGCGCCCGCCCGAGCGGGAGATCAGAATTCCGGTTGCCCCTGA
- a CDS encoding S8 family serine peptidase, whose translation MTRLNVVSLVAAAAAVVSIVAGGGVRSVALAASPSPSEAVRRPALFKDSRQSLAIARAQGRDRVMLLLAARSGAAAAVAAEAARLGGEVRYREDEVGYLRVRITPDRATELAEHEAVETAAMDYEDSYPARLGGDAQARAPGDATVTGASGAAATTEDGWPPRLGDYPLQHPYSPIVDLAAADFLAAHPTWDGRGVTIALLDGNVDLLLPEFQTAYALDGTPVPKIADFLNVTDPRDDFELNPQWVDMKATVSSVSEGVSFEGKAFTVPRGGTYRIGLFSERRFNMDSNASYIGQDIDRNGNPKGDDGLFGVLWDEATNDVWVDTDRDLSFADEKAMTDYIVRQDVGVFGTDDPATPERDTIGFAVQTDRVNKFVSINVGIYQHATIIMGSVVGNRQPNGRVQGVAPGARIVSMFYGVSNAHGMIEGLIAAFKHPQVDLIVCEQSVAIASLPYLLADGTHPVSVVAQRLIERHGKLLFVPGDNAPAFGFVAEDGLAPGAVSVGGYQSKESYRLNWGFIPENDDNLHWGALSHGPSGSGALKPDLLAPSGQVSTDPGYRKGELRKGLFQLPPGYSVDGGTSTATPMAAGATALVVSAAKQSGVAYDAGRLKAAITGSARHIPRLAVHEQGNGLIQVGPAFDLLTRLEGAPPITITSSAPVRTALSHLLLTPDRGVGLYEREGWTVGRTETREITLTRTSGPSEPMIFALSWIGNDGTFAGPASVTLPLGAPVAVPVTVTSAKEGAHTAILSIDHPSCPAPVHRVLAAIVVPYRFTAENGHSVTAELTPPLPGDTGLFVEVPPGAEVLQFSASSPSVGLGVISPDKEMLFACPFKPEGTTEPCTVVRPHPGVWEINVSNARFAFNFDATAPVPLKGGPVSITATLLGVEATADASTSAALGVGGSQPLTLELANRFGKVSAGAVPLALASASRSHGTVAEGEQRVHEVTVPEGATSLHAAVSVSGPAADVDVYLLDCTVPEEKPASPAEELEKGNTSPAAPPPICAPRAKATDVGAGGAVEVASPKAGRWLVVVDGYSVPSGPVEYEVVDLFTHPALGAIAVADLTEPRTTASTWTAKANAWVASLPEPPRRLAGRVVVASPQVTRAGGEFGQGPAEAVALGSTIVWLPVEEP comes from the coding sequence ATGACCCGGCTCAACGTGGTGTCGTTGGTGGCGGCGGCCGCCGCCGTGGTGTCGATCGTGGCAGGGGGGGGTGTCCGCTCCGTCGCCCTTGCGGCGAGCCCATCGCCGAGTGAAGCCGTGCGACGGCCGGCCCTTTTCAAGGACAGCCGGCAGTCGCTCGCGATCGCCCGAGCCCAGGGCCGCGACCGGGTCATGCTGCTGCTGGCCGCGCGATCGGGCGCCGCGGCCGCGGTCGCTGCGGAGGCCGCCCGCCTCGGCGGCGAGGTGCGCTACCGCGAGGACGAGGTGGGGTACCTGCGGGTGCGGATCACGCCCGACCGTGCGACGGAGCTGGCCGAGCACGAGGCCGTCGAGACCGCCGCCATGGACTACGAGGACAGCTACCCGGCGCGGCTCGGCGGCGACGCTCAGGCGCGGGCCCCGGGCGACGCCACCGTGACCGGGGCGTCAGGGGCGGCCGCGACGACCGAAGACGGCTGGCCGCCGCGGCTCGGCGACTATCCGCTCCAGCACCCCTACTCGCCGATCGTCGACCTCGCGGCCGCCGACTTTCTCGCCGCGCATCCGACCTGGGACGGCCGCGGTGTGACGATCGCGCTGCTCGACGGCAACGTCGACCTGCTGCTGCCCGAGTTCCAGACCGCCTACGCTCTCGACGGCACGCCGGTACCGAAGATCGCCGACTTCCTCAACGTCACCGACCCCCGGGACGACTTCGAGCTCAACCCGCAGTGGGTCGACATGAAGGCGACCGTGAGCTCGGTCAGCGAAGGCGTGTCGTTCGAGGGCAAGGCGTTCACGGTGCCCAGGGGAGGGACCTACCGGATCGGGCTGTTCAGCGAACGCCGCTTCAACATGGACTCCAACGCCTCCTACATCGGCCAGGACATCGACCGCAACGGCAACCCGAAGGGGGACGACGGGCTGTTCGGCGTGCTGTGGGACGAGGCGACCAACGACGTCTGGGTCGACACCGACCGCGACCTGAGCTTCGCCGACGAGAAGGCGATGACCGACTACATCGTGCGCCAGGACGTCGGGGTCTTTGGCACCGATGACCCGGCGACGCCGGAGCGCGACACCATCGGCTTCGCCGTCCAGACCGACCGCGTCAACAAGTTCGTCTCGATCAACGTCGGCATCTACCAGCACGCCACGATCATCATGGGCTCGGTGGTCGGGAACCGGCAGCCGAACGGCCGCGTGCAAGGCGTCGCGCCCGGCGCCCGGATCGTGTCCATGTTCTACGGCGTCAGCAACGCCCACGGCATGATCGAGGGTCTGATCGCCGCCTTCAAACACCCGCAGGTCGACCTCATCGTCTGCGAGCAGTCGGTGGCGATCGCCTCGCTGCCCTACCTGCTCGCGGACGGCACCCACCCGGTCAGCGTCGTGGCCCAGAGGCTGATCGAGCGCCACGGCAAGCTGCTGTTCGTGCCCGGCGACAACGCGCCGGCGTTCGGCTTCGTGGCCGAGGACGGCCTCGCTCCCGGCGCGGTCAGCGTCGGCGGCTACCAGAGCAAGGAGAGCTACCGGTTGAACTGGGGGTTCATCCCGGAGAACGACGACAACCTGCACTGGGGTGCGCTGTCGCACGGGCCGAGCGGCTCGGGCGCGCTCAAGCCCGACCTGCTCGCGCCGAGCGGCCAGGTGTCGACCGACCCCGGCTACCGCAAGGGCGAGCTCAGGAAGGGGCTGTTCCAGCTCCCGCCGGGCTACTCGGTGGACGGCGGCACCTCGACCGCCACGCCGATGGCCGCCGGCGCCACCGCGCTGGTGGTGAGCGCGGCCAAGCAGAGCGGGGTGGCGTACGACGCCGGTCGTCTCAAGGCAGCGATCACCGGCAGCGCCCGCCACATCCCGCGCCTCGCCGTCCACGAGCAGGGCAACGGCCTGATCCAAGTCGGCCCGGCCTTCGACTTGCTGACGAGGCTCGAGGGGGCGCCGCCGATCACGATCACGAGCAGCGCTCCGGTGCGAACCGCGCTCAGCCATCTCCTGCTGACCCCGGACCGGGGCGTCGGCCTCTATGAGCGCGAGGGCTGGACAGTTGGCCGGACCGAGACCCGGGAGATCACGCTGACCCGGACCTCGGGCCCGAGCGAGCCGATGATCTTCGCCCTGAGCTGGATCGGCAACGACGGCACCTTCGCGGGCCCGGCGTCGGTGACGCTGCCGCTCGGCGCGCCGGTGGCGGTGCCGGTGACAGTCACTTCCGCCAAGGAGGGCGCCCACACCGCGATCCTGTCAATCGATCACCCGTCGTGCCCGGCGCCGGTCCACCGGGTCCTCGCGGCGATCGTCGTGCCTTACCGTTTCACGGCCGAGAACGGCCACTCGGTGACGGCCGAGCTCACGCCGCCGCTGCCCGGCGACACCGGACTGTTCGTGGAGGTCCCGCCCGGCGCGGAGGTGCTGCAGTTTTCCGCCTCATCGCCGAGCGTCGGTCTCGGCGTCATCTCGCCGGACAAGGAGATGCTCTTCGCCTGCCCGTTCAAGCCCGAGGGGACGACCGAGCCGTGCACGGTGGTTCGGCCCCATCCCGGGGTGTGGGAGATCAACGTGTCGAACGCCCGGTTTGCCTTCAACTTCGACGCCACCGCCCCGGTCCCGCTCAAGGGCGGGCCGGTCTCGATCACGGCCACCCTGCTCGGCGTCGAGGCGACAGCGGACGCGTCGACCTCGGCGGCGCTCGGGGTCGGCGGCTCGCAGCCGCTGACCCTCGAGCTCGCAAACCGCTTCGGCAAGGTGAGCGCCGGGGCGGTGCCGCTCGCACTGGCCAGTGCCAGCCGGTCGCACGGCACGGTCGCCGAGGGCGAGCAGCGCGTCCACGAGGTCACCGTGCCCGAGGGGGCGACGTCGCTCCATGCCGCGGTCAGCGTGAGCGGCCCGGCGGCGGACGTCGACGTCTACCTGCTCGACTGCACCGTGCCGGAGGAGAAGCCCGCCAGCCCCGCCGAGGAGCTGGAGAAGGGCAACACGTCGCCGGCCGCGCCGCCGCCGATCTGCGCGCCCCGCGCCAAGGCGACGGACGTCGGCGCCGGCGGCGCGGTCGAGGTCGCGAGCCCGAAGGCCGGGCGCTGGCTGGTGGTGGTCGACGGCTACTCGGTCCCGAGCGGACCGGTCGAGTACGAGGTCGTCGACCTCTTCACGCACCCGGCCCTGGGCGCGATCGCGGTCGCCGACCTGACCGAGCCGCGCACGACCGCGAGCACGTGGACGGCGAAGGCCAACGCGTGGGTTGCGTCACTCCCCGAGCCGCCGCGCCGGCTCGCCGGCAGGGTGGTCGTGGCCAGCCCGCAGGTCACCCGTGCCGGGGGAGAGTTCGGGCAGGGCCCGGCGGAGGCGGTCGCGCTCGGCTCGACCATCGTCTGGCTCCCGGTCGAGGAGCCGTGA
- a CDS encoding sialidase family protein, whose translation MSRLTLGVVLLALAVGSTIAAAAGQPAAAPRILVGPNMLVSRDGDFPHVELILAANPKNAKNLLGGAITYTRPNGGTACRAYATVDGGTTWRPSEFAEQVRWGGADPYVAFTPHGTGIFSALAFAEDETGRGRAFLHVWRSSDGGLTWGPTIDLGCSYDHEQITVDQTTGRFAGRIYIGTLYGYPEYTVGVFRSEDDGQTWIGPVAAASGGGTKGINVIQPMVLSDGTLVVPYADFEFLPDKVKYEGMTSSTAWLVLSEDGGVSFGAPRKIQTMQYNVDDKDGRRLSVFPAFAADSRSQQYRDRIYVAWTDFRSGPVRVLFSRSEDRGLHWSEPILVDPAVPAGAMQGQPVVAVNPDGVVGVTWYDTRDATDGFQFHQYFAASVDGGSTFLPPVRVSSAISSPLGPGNMNLGPTVFEHNGTSLLSLVSAASRWPGGGDYMGMAADRNGVFHPFWADARTGTFQIYTAAVSVVLPAKDPDGASAPAASPELVKAVVDDRVEVVFDPTRFDGAAKVVEIPARLQNISGKPIHPPITLTVTGFGFKDPELPEYPYPPMWVIDPVTGAAGETASFDFSGALGNLESLVPGALSGPVVVKFRFEDPTLPQPIRFKVEGMVEP comes from the coding sequence ATGTCACGACTGACGCTCGGTGTGGTCTTGCTCGCGCTCGCTGTTGGCTCCACGATCGCCGCGGCGGCCGGCCAGCCGGCAGCGGCGCCGCGGATCCTGGTCGGCCCCAACATGCTGGTCTCCCGCGACGGCGACTTCCCACACGTCGAGCTGATCCTCGCCGCCAACCCGAAGAACGCGAAAAACCTGCTCGGCGGCGCCATCACCTACACCCGTCCCAACGGCGGCACGGCCTGCCGCGCCTACGCCACGGTCGACGGCGGCACCACCTGGCGGCCGTCGGAGTTCGCGGAACAGGTGAGGTGGGGCGGCGCCGACCCCTATGTCGCCTTCACCCCGCACGGCACCGGGATCTTCTCCGCGCTCGCCTTCGCCGAGGACGAGACCGGCCGCGGGCGGGCGTTCCTGCACGTCTGGCGCTCGTCCGACGGCGGCCTGACCTGGGGCCCGACGATCGACCTCGGCTGCTCCTACGACCACGAGCAGATCACGGTCGACCAGACCACCGGCCGCTTCGCGGGCCGCATCTACATCGGCACGCTCTATGGCTACCCCGAGTACACGGTCGGGGTGTTCCGCTCGGAGGACGACGGCCAGACCTGGATCGGGCCGGTGGCCGCGGCGAGCGGAGGCGGCACCAAGGGCATCAACGTCATCCAGCCGATGGTGCTGTCCGACGGCACGCTGGTGGTGCCGTACGCCGACTTCGAGTTCCTGCCGGACAAGGTCAAGTACGAGGGCATGACGTCGAGCACCGCCTGGCTGGTGCTGTCGGAGGACGGCGGCGTGTCGTTCGGAGCGCCGCGCAAGATCCAGACCATGCAGTACAACGTCGACGACAAGGATGGGCGCAGGCTGTCCGTGTTCCCGGCCTTCGCAGCCGACAGCCGGTCGCAGCAGTACCGAGACCGGATCTACGTCGCCTGGACCGACTTCCGGTCCGGACCGGTGCGCGTGCTGTTCTCGAGAAGCGAGGACCGCGGCCTGCACTGGTCGGAGCCGATCCTCGTCGATCCGGCCGTCCCCGCGGGCGCGATGCAGGGTCAGCCCGTCGTCGCGGTCAACCCGGACGGCGTGGTCGGGGTGACCTGGTACGACACCCGCGACGCGACCGACGGCTTCCAGTTCCACCAGTACTTCGCCGCCTCGGTGGACGGCGGCAGCACCTTCCTGCCTCCGGTCCGCGTGTCCTCGGCGATCTCGTCGCCGCTCGGCCCCGGCAACATGAACCTGGGGCCGACGGTGTTCGAGCACAACGGCACGTCGCTGCTGTCGCTGGTGTCGGCGGCGAGCCGCTGGCCGGGCGGCGGCGACTACATGGGGATGGCGGCCGACAGGAACGGCGTCTTCCATCCCTTCTGGGCCGACGCCCGCACCGGCACCTTCCAGATCTACACCGCGGCGGTCTCGGTCGTGCTGCCGGCGAAGGATCCGGACGGCGCATCGGCTCCGGCCGCCTCGCCCGAGCTGGTCAAGGCGGTGGTGGACGACCGGGTCGAGGTGGTGTTCGATCCCACCCGCTTCGACGGTGCCGCCAAGGTGGTGGAGATCCCGGCCCGCCTACAGAACATCTCCGGGAAACCGATCCACCCGCCGATCACGCTCACGGTGACGGGCTTCGGCTTCAAGGACCCGGAGCTCCCGGAGTACCCGTACCCGCCGATGTGGGTGATCGACCCGGTGACCGGCGCGGCCGGCGAGACGGCGAGCTTCGACTTCTCGGGCGCGCTCGGCAACCTCGAGTCGCTGGTGCCGGGAGCCCTCAGCGGCCCAGTGGTCGTGAAGTTCCGCTTCGAGGACCCGACGCTGCCGCAGCCGATCCGGTTCAAGGTCGAGGGGATGGTCGAGCCGTGA